Within Halococcus salifodinae DSM 8989, the genomic segment CAGCCGACGAACGATGTACTTGTACATTGAGTGGTAGTTGAAACGTCGTGGTCAGAGATCGAGTTCCGTGTGCCGAAGGTATTCTTTCACCGGCCACCACTGGTGGTCGTTCACCATCGTCTCGATTCCCGTGACCGAGTTCGTGTGCCCGAGGATCTTGTTGTAACCGTTGATTGGGACGACCGGCGCTTGATCCTGAACGATGAGCTGCGCGTCGACCAACGCCTGGTGGCGCTCCTCGTCGCTCGTGACGCGCTGGGCCTTGTCGATGAGGCTGTCGAACTCCTCGTTCTCCCAGAGCGAGTAGTTCGTTCCACCCTTCTTCGCACTCCGGGCACTCGTGAGCGTCGCCGAGAGGGTGTTGATCGAGAACTGGCCACCGTACGCCATCACGACTAGATCGTGCGCCCCGCCTTCGAGTTCGTTGTAGAGCGTTCCGGCTTCGAGCACGCGGAGGTTGACGTCGAACCCGACGTCTCCAAGCATCGGTTGTACCGTCGTCCCGATGCTCTTCTCTCGGGGGATCGAGAACGTCAGAAAGTCTATCGAGAGCTTGGTCCCGTCTTTCGACCGGGTCTGCCCCTCGCCCGAGTTGGTCCAGCCGGCCTCTTCAAGCAACTGCCGTGCTTTCTTCTGATCGAACTGCTGGCCGGTCTTTTTCGCCTGCTCTTTGTCGAGCGAGTTCTTCGAGAACGGCGTCATCAGCGCCCAGATCTTGTACCCCTCGCCGTCGAGCGCTGCTTTGATAACGGCCTCTTTGTTGATGGCGTGATCGGCCGCTTTCCGGACGTTCACGTCGTCCATTGGCGGTTTCTGGGTGTTCGGGCACAGGTACGACTGGCGGACGAATTTCTTTCGCTTGAGGCCGGTGTTCGCGTTCTCCTCCACCTTTTTCGCGTCGGAGAGCAGGATCGACTTCGAGAGGTGGACGCCACCGTCGGTGAGCTCGTTCAGCAGCGTCGTCGGCTCCGGGTGGGACTCGAATCGGAACTGGCTGACCTTGCCGGGGCCACGGTTTTCGAGCCAGTTCGGTCCCCAGTCGTACTCGTCGAAACGTTCGGTCTGGATGTACGACCCTTGCGACCACTCGGCGAACTTGTACGGTCCGGTCCCGACCACGGTATCGAAGCCGTACCTGTCGCCCGCATCCTCGGCGGCTTTCTTCGAGACGAGCGCAGTGTGCCAATCGGTCAGGCCCTGGGGCAGGAGTGCAAACGGCTCGTCGTAGGTTACGGTGACTTCTTGATCGCCCGTAACCTCCGTCTTCGCTAGCACACTGTCGCCAACGAGATACGACTGTGAGGACTCAGAAAGGAAGCGTTCGAGGTTCCAGCGGGCCACCTCGGCGGTGAGTTTCTCGCCGTTGTGGAAGGTGATGCTGTCCTCGATCGTCATCGTGTGCTCGGTGGCGTCGTCGTTCACCGAGTAGTCCTTCGCGAGGTGAGGAACCGGTTTCAACTCCGGGTTCACCCTGAACAGGGGTTCGTTGATCGCGAACAGCACCTCCTGAGTCCCGATCCGCGTGGCTTTGTGTGGGTCAAGCGGTTCGTCGCCGCCCATTCCCGTGTTCTGTCCGATGATAAGCGTCTGGTCGTTGCCGCCACTATCGCCACCCGTCCCATCGGAACTGCCGTTCGCCCCGTCACCACTTTCGTTTCCTTGTTTGCTGGATCCTGCACCACCCTGACTGTCGTTTCCTCCGCCACCGTTTCCACCGGCACAGCCGGCGACCGTCACGAGTACGCCCGTCGCGCCGATGCGTTTGAGATATCTCCGCCGGTCGACGCTTGAACGCCCACTATCCGCTTCGCGTGCCATGTGATCAGACACCGGACCTGGAGATCATAAACATTCCCATGGTTTGTGTGACAATTTCCGGATGGCGATAGTGGCGATCGGGACGGAAGCTTATGGAACGAGTCATCAGGGTGACTAACAACACTTATCATGACGTCAATCGCGGACTAGAACATGGCATCAGTTACCGTGCCGACGGCGGAGTACGAGGATCGCATCGATCGCGTCCGCGACGAGCTCGCGGCAACCGACGCCGACGCGCTCTGTCTGTTCTCTGCGACCGCGATCGAGTGGGTCAGCGGGTTCCATCACCTCCAGACCGAGCGTCCGGTTTGTCTCACGGTCACGCACGACCGCGTGGGGCTGACGGTCCCACGGCTCGAACTCGATCGCGCCGAGAGCGACGAGTTCCCGCTCCTCGACGAGGTGTATCACTACTACGACTATCCGGGCGGCACGACCGAGGGAACCACCTACTACGAGCACTCGACCGCGACGCCCGAGGAAACGATCCGTGAGATGCTCGCCGACCTCGACGCCGTGACCGTCGTCGCGGACACGAACGGTGCGCCGAGCTTTTGGGGGTACTCCGGCCCTTCACTCGACGAACTTGCCGATGTCGACGTCGAGACCGTGGAGTGGATCGAGACCTTTCGCGAGTCGAAATCCACGGTCGAACGCGAGCTGCTCCGCGAGTCCGCGAAGTGGGGCAATCTCGCCCACCGGAAGCTCGCGGAGTACGTCGAACCAGGCAAACACGAACTCTGGGTTGCCAAACGCGCCAGTCTCGACGCCTCGATGGCGATGCTCGACACGCTCGGGGAACGGTACGACTCGCGGCTCCGTGGCGGCTTCCCAGCGTCGTGTGGATTCCTCTCTGGCCCGAACACCGCGCTCCCGCACGGCCTGACCGAGAACCGCCGACTCGATCGCGGCGACGTCATCATCACTGGGGCGTCAGCGAACGTCGGCGGGTACCTCACCGAGCTCGAACGCACCATGTTCGTCGGCGAGGTCAGCGACGAACACCGCCACTACTTCGAGCACATGCGCGAGATGCAGCGCCTCGCGATCGAGGCGTGCGGCCCCGGCGTCCCCGTCGCCGACGTCGACCAGGCGGTCCACGACTACTGTCACGAGCAGGGGCTCCTCGAGTACACCCAGCACCACACCGGCCACAACATCGGTCTGGAAGGCCACGAGCGCGGCTTCCTCGATCGCGGCAGCGACGACGTGATGAAGCCCGGCTACCTCTACACGATCGAACCGGCGTTGTTCGTCCCCGACGTCGCGGGCTATCGCCATTCCGACACGATCCTGATCACCGAGGAAGGTACCGAGTCGCTGACGTACTATCCGAAAGACCTCGAGAGCAACATCATTCGCTGCTGACGGTCAGACGGGAGATATCTCGTGGACAATGGGTGAGCGCTCGATGCCACCCTCCGTCACGCACACCGTGTCGGAATGACGGAATCCGCCGATGTCCGGAACGTAGAACCCCGGCCCAGGGGTGAACAGCTCTCCAGTCACGTTTCGAAACAGTGAGGTCCACGACTGGAGGGGCATTCCTCACCCGTATCGGTGTTTACCTCGTCTTGCCACCCCAAGTGACGGGTGTCGTGTTCCTGACGGTACGTGTGGAGTCGTTCGCTGCTTTCGTCTGTTCTATCACGATGCTTCAGAGAGCGTGCCGACCGGAGCTCGTTTCTCGTTCCGTTCTTAGGAACGCCGTGGCGAGCGATCGGTGGTATCTGTACCGACTGTTCGATGTCGCGTCGAGGCCCATCGATAACGAACCTCCTTCCTGCATCGGCTCTGTTCGATCGGTTCCAGTTCGATCGATAGCACCACCACCCGTTCGGTCATCAGGAACAACCTATTTACGAACCGAACGATAACCGATACGATCATGGGACAGACGTCGACACCATCGCTCCGGACTACCGAGAACACCATCCGAGTCGTGAGAGCGCTGAAGGAGCTCGACGGAGCAGGGGTGACGGAGCTGGCGACACACCTCTCGATGTCGAAGAGCACCGTCCACGACCACCTCGCGACGCTCCGACGACACGACTACGTGACCAAGGACGGCGACTCCTACGAGATCGGGCTGGGCTTCTTCGAGATGGGCGAGTACGCCCGCAAACGTCGCAAGATCTACGAGGTCGCGAGGCCAGAGGTCGCCGATCTCGCGGCGGAAACCGGCGAACTCGCGAACCTGATGGTCGAGGAGCACGGTCGGGGTGTGTATCTCTACCGTGCGCGCGGGGAGAAGGCCGTCACGCTCGACACCCACACCGGCAAGCGGCGGTATCTCCACAACACCGCGCTCGGGAAGGCGATCCTCGCTCATCTCCCCGACAGTCGTGTCGACGAGATCCTCGACCGTCACGGCCTCCCAGCGGCGACGCCGAACACCATCACCGACCGTGAGCAGCTCCATCAAAAGCTTGCCGAGATCCGTGAGCGTGGCGTGGCATACTGCGGCCAGGAACGCGTCGAGGGACTCCAGTGCGTCGCAGCGCCGGTTCTCGGCCGAGACGACGAGGTCCTCGGAGCGATCAGCGTGGCTGCCCCGACCACGCGGCTGACGGGCGAGCGCTTCGCCGAGGAGATCCCCGAACTCGTGCTCCAGGCCGCGAACGTCGTGGAGATCAACGTTACCTACAGCTGATCGCCGTCTCGTCGTCGGTGGACTCACGAATCTCGTATCGATTCGAACGATATCACACGGGCGTGCGCTGTTCCGCGTACGGGAACATCAGCCAGTAACGGCCAGATCGACGTGCGACAGCCAGAAGTCGTCCAGAGGTCGATGGTCGCCAACGCGTCGTTCCTTCCGACGGAACGCGAGCCACTCGGCCCGAGGCGTCGATCACTGCCGACGGCGAACGGAAGCTTTCGGCGACGATGCGAGCACAACACTCATGCAAGTTCGCCTCCGAGACGTTCGCACGATGGCACAATCGGATGCGAAGTCGGTCGAGGGCGATCGGGACCCGTCGTGTAAACTCGATCGCGTGATCGACGAGTACGAGCTCGACAGGGTGGCCGAAAACCTCCAGGAGTACTGGACCCGGGAGAACGAACGCTACAGTCTCCGAGGGCTGGCCGACCACGTGAACCAGGCGATCCTCCGGACAGCGATGGAGCGCGAAGGGCTGAACCCGCTCGACGGAGAGGTCGAGAACACCTACCGACTGCTCACCGACGACGAGGTGAGCCAGGGAGTCCGGACGCAGGCTCACAGCCGGCTCGACCGCGGCGGAGTCGATGTCGACGCGATCGGGGGGGATTTCGTGTCCTACCAGACGGTCAATCGGCATCTCAAGGAGTGTCTCGGCGTCGAGCGCGCCTCGACCGAGCGGTCCGACAGCGACCGGATCGACAGCGGTGCCCAGCGGATCGCCGCGCTCCGCAACCGAACGGTCGCCGTCACCGAAAACACACTCGATCAGCTCGGCTCGACCGGTGCGATCGCGCTCGGTGATCCCGATGTCTACGTCGATATCACGGTGACGTGTGCCGACTGTGGGACCCACGCAACCGTCCAGGAACTGATCGACGAGGGAGGCTGTGAGTGCGAACCGATCGACGAAGACTCGTGACACACGGCCAGCACGGATTGTGACATCGGTAGTGCCGTTACACAAACTCGAAAAAACCCCTCGCTCTCCTCCATCAGACGACCTCCGACTCATCTGGGAATCGGGGCTCAGCAACGATCTACCGAACCAAAGGTATAGGCTCCTGGCCGTGCCCATCAGCCACATGGAAACGAAACTCGTACGGCTCGATGGGCTTCTCGACGAACGCGAGCTCGCGGCAGTGTGGTTCGGGCGGCCGAACACGTTCGCATGGCTCCTTGGCGGGAACAGCGTCGTCGACGAGGAAACCACGGTCGGCGTCGCGGCCGTCGGCTACGACGGCGATGGGCTGACGGTCGTCACGGACAACATCGAGGCCCCGCGACTGCGCGAGGAGGAACTCCCCGATGGAGTCGCCATCGAGACGGCCGACTGGTACGCGGCGGACCTCGCGGCAGCGATCGCCGAGCGCTCGCCCACGCCCGCAGCGGCGGATTTCGACGTTCCAGGCTTCGAGTCCGTCGACGCCAGCGGACTCCGGCAGCCGCTCGTCGAGACCGACATCGCGGCCTATCGCGAACTTGGTCGTGACACCGCCGCGGCCGTCGAAGACGTCTGTCGGGAGCTCGATCCGACGGACACCGAGCGGGGGGTCGCGGGACGGCTCGCCGGAGCGCTCGCGGATCGGGGAATCGCCGCCCCCGTAGCGTTGGTCGGGAGCGGGGAGCGCGCTCAGCAGTACCGCCACTACACCCCGACCGACGCACAGCTGGGGTCGTACACCCTCGTGTCGGTGACCGCACGGCGGGCCGGCCTCCACGCGAGCTGCACCCGAACCGTGGTGTTCGACCCGCCGTCGTGGCTGGACGACCGACACGCGACCGCGGCCCGCATCGAGACGAGCGCGCTCGCGGCAACACGGGCTGTCGGCCGCGAGGGCGGCACCGCAGCCGACGTCTTCGAGCAGATTCAGGACGCGTACGCAGCCCTCGGCTACCCGGACGAGTGGCGCGCGCATCACCAAGGCGGCGCGGCGGGCTACGCCGGCCGCGAGTGGATCGCCACGCCGACCCACGATGCACCGGTCGAGCTCCCGATGGGCTACGCGTGGAACCCGACGGTTCAGGGCGCGAAAAGCGAGGACACGATGCTCGTGACCGAAAACAGGTTCGAGCCGCTCACGATGACCGGCGACTGGCCCACCCGATCCGTGTCGGCGGTCGGAACGGATGTCGAACTGGAGCGCCACGACCTGCTTCGGTTGTGAGCGAGGCGAGCGACAAGATCAGTTCGTACGATTACCCCGGCGACCCAGTCGAAACCACACTGTCGGCCGAGAGTAGCGATTGGTTTTCGGTAGTTTCAAAGATTAATAATTGTACTTTCTTGAGAGTCACGTCGCTGTCGGAGTGAGATCGTATTGAAAGC encodes:
- a CDS encoding ABC transporter substrate-binding protein — translated: MAREADSGRSSVDRRRYLKRIGATGVLVTVAGCAGGNGGGGNDSQGGAGSSKQGNESGDGANGSSDGTGGDSGGNDQTLIIGQNTGMGGDEPLDPHKATRIGTQEVLFAINEPLFRVNPELKPVPHLAKDYSVNDDATEHTMTIEDSITFHNGEKLTAEVARWNLERFLSESSQSYLVGDSVLAKTEVTGDQEVTVTYDEPFALLPQGLTDWHTALVSKKAAEDAGDRYGFDTVVGTGPYKFAEWSQGSYIQTERFDEYDWGPNWLENRGPGKVSQFRFESHPEPTTLLNELTDGGVHLSKSILLSDAKKVEENANTGLKRKKFVRQSYLCPNTQKPPMDDVNVRKAADHAINKEAVIKAALDGEGYKIWALMTPFSKNSLDKEQAKKTGQQFDQKKARQLLEEAGWTNSGEGQTRSKDGTKLSIDFLTFSIPREKSIGTTVQPMLGDVGFDVNLRVLEAGTLYNELEGGAHDLVVMAYGGQFSINTLSATLTSARSAKKGGTNYSLWENEEFDSLIDKAQRVTSDEERHQALVDAQLIVQDQAPVVPINGYNKILGHTNSVTGIETMVNDHQWWPVKEYLRHTELDL
- a CDS encoding M24 family metallopeptidase; the encoded protein is MASVTVPTAEYEDRIDRVRDELAATDADALCLFSATAIEWVSGFHHLQTERPVCLTVTHDRVGLTVPRLELDRAESDEFPLLDEVYHYYDYPGGTTEGTTYYEHSTATPEETIREMLADLDAVTVVADTNGAPSFWGYSGPSLDELADVDVETVEWIETFRESKSTVERELLRESAKWGNLAHRKLAEYVEPGKHELWVAKRASLDASMAMLDTLGERYDSRLRGGFPASCGFLSGPNTALPHGLTENRRLDRGDVIITGASANVGGYLTELERTMFVGEVSDEHRHYFEHMREMQRLAIEACGPGVPVADVDQAVHDYCHEQGLLEYTQHHTGHNIGLEGHERGFLDRGSDDVMKPGYLYTIEPALFVPDVAGYRHSDTILITEEGTESLTYYPKDLESNIIRC
- a CDS encoding IclR family transcriptional regulator, with amino-acid sequence MGQTSTPSLRTTENTIRVVRALKELDGAGVTELATHLSMSKSTVHDHLATLRRHDYVTKDGDSYEIGLGFFEMGEYARKRRKIYEVARPEVADLAAETGELANLMVEEHGRGVYLYRARGEKAVTLDTHTGKRRYLHNTALGKAILAHLPDSRVDEILDRHGLPAATPNTITDREQLHQKLAEIRERGVAYCGQERVEGLQCVAAPVLGRDDEVLGAISVAAPTTRLTGERFAEEIPELVLQAANVVEINVTYS
- the rdfA gene encoding rod-determining factor RdfA → MAQSDAKSVEGDRDPSCKLDRVIDEYELDRVAENLQEYWTRENERYSLRGLADHVNQAILRTAMEREGLNPLDGEVENTYRLLTDDEVSQGVRTQAHSRLDRGGVDVDAIGGDFVSYQTVNRHLKECLGVERASTERSDSDRIDSGAQRIAALRNRTVAVTENTLDQLGSTGAIALGDPDVYVDITVTCADCGTHATVQELIDEGGCECEPIDEDS
- a CDS encoding M24 family metallopeptidase, with translation METKLVRLDGLLDERELAAVWFGRPNTFAWLLGGNSVVDEETTVGVAAVGYDGDGLTVVTDNIEAPRLREEELPDGVAIETADWYAADLAAAIAERSPTPAAADFDVPGFESVDASGLRQPLVETDIAAYRELGRDTAAAVEDVCRELDPTDTERGVAGRLAGALADRGIAAPVALVGSGERAQQYRHYTPTDAQLGSYTLVSVTARRAGLHASCTRTVVFDPPSWLDDRHATAARIETSALAATRAVGREGGTAADVFEQIQDAYAALGYPDEWRAHHQGGAAGYAGREWIATPTHDAPVELPMGYAWNPTVQGAKSEDTMLVTENRFEPLTMTGDWPTRSVSAVGTDVELERHDLLRL